Proteins from a single region of Nerophis ophidion isolate RoL-2023_Sa linkage group LG10, RoL_Noph_v1.0, whole genome shotgun sequence:
- the il17rel gene encoding putative interleukin-17 receptor E-like, whose protein sequence is MFLRGTLLMFHFCLGFHGAATHMDLERIKTCGIQCSQGFQCNTQPANYFADPCQMPADGLTAAAVFRNLSFSTGMTCEGRQRCSLHLRINTTVQLPEYIHGLSVCSHTPGMLQNCRIVSISKVSGWIMSGMQVELDDNCTDVYPQQQVQVTLTTVPNYCGINQSGTYVAPDCSWEDLSRHVPECITGRISYEVNAERKELRVTVTDMLEDKDYRLRLCRKDFICASTGAGALIMKEEINKSAILPFSRPLPCLCIEGWSAVTDAPRVQVCPFQNSLEEMWHGINFDPLEGALSWEPACPLTATVTLCQGGEDGGCTDLQQASRNVSRAKITFAQVDPHPQLCMKFSAGNQSWISCPFVGRFQAWDVTVVQYVDHQEAELMSHINATFSVHTCTPSQGSAVCSSLDPNAVIHAIEHTSVGFNVTDTHSCFYVRRMDVKYAPTIPYCLTQRHIEPSSLLAKPANQKLISVVVVPVVLFVCVVIVVTFLLHVLLTVHQRRKDTEKATKLTSYL, encoded by the exons ATGTTTCTGCGTGGGACCCTGCTGATGTTCCACTTCTGTTTGGGTTTCCATGGAGCTGCTACACACATGGATCTGGAAAGGATAAAGACGTGTGGCATTCAGTGTTCTCAG GGCTTTCAGTGCAACACCCAGCCAGCAA ATTACTTTGCTGATCCGTGTCAGATGCCCGCTGACGGACTCACCGCCGCCGCCGTGTTCCGCAACCTCAGCTTTTCCACAGGCATGACATGTGAGGGGCGTCAAAGGTGCTCGCTGCACCTCCGAATCAACACTACTGTACAGCTTCCAG AGTACATCCACGGCTTGTCCGTTTGCTCCCACACACCAGGAATGCTGCAAAACTGCCGGATAGTCAGCATCTCCAAGGTTTCCGGGTGGATAATGTCCGGAATGCAG GTGGAGCTGGACGACAACTGCACCGACGTCTATCCGCAGCAGCAAGTCCAAGTCACGCTGACCACGGTGCCAAATTACTGCGGAATAAATCAAAGCGGAACCTACGTCGCTCCAG ATTGCTCATGGGAGGATTTGAGCAGACACGTGCCTGAATGCATCA CTGGGAGGATATCATACGAGGTCAACGCAGAGAGGAAAGAACTGCGTGTCACCGTGACCGACATGCTGGAGGATAAAGACTACCGGCTGCGACTGTGCCGTAAGGACTTCATCTGCGCTAGCACGGGCGCTGGGGCGCTG ATCATGAAGGAGGAAATTAACAAGAGCGCCATCCTCCCATTTTCCAGACCGCTTCCATGCCTCTGCATCGAG GGCTGGTCTGCAGTGACGGACGCCCCCAGGGTGCAGGTGTGCCCGTTCCAAAACA GCCTGGAAGAGATGTGGCACGGGATTAATTTCGACCCGCTGGAGGGGGCTCTTTCGTGGGAACCCGCCTGCCCGCTGACGGCCACCGTGACTCTCTGCCAAGGAGGAGAGGATGGCGGCTGCACGGATCTCCAGCAAGCCTCCCGGAATGTCAGCAGAGCAAAG ATAACATTTGCACAAGTGGATCCCCACCCTCAGCTGTGCATGAAG TTTAGTGCAGGCAATCAGTCTTGGATCAGTTGTCCTTTTGTCGGGAGATTCCAAG CGTGGGATGTGACTGTGGTGCAATATGTGGATCACCAAGAGGCAGAGCTAATGTCGCACATCAACGCCACTTTCTCCGTGCACACGTGTACGCCGTCTCAAGGCTCTGCCGTGTGCAGCAGTCTAGACCCCAACGCCGTGATCCACGCA attGAGCATACTTCTGTAGGCTTCAACGTGACTGACACTCACTCTTGTTTTTAT GTGAGGAGAATGGATGTGAAATATGCTCCCACAATCCCTTACTGTCTCACCCAGAGACACA TTGAGCCATCGTCTCTCCTCGCCAAGCCAGCCAATCAGAAGTTGATCAGCGTCGTCGTCGTCCCGGTTGTCCTTTTCGTCTGCGTTGTCATCGTTGTCACCTTCTTGCTGCATGTCCTGCTGACTG TTCATCAGAGAAGAAAAGATACCGAAAAAGCGACAAA ATTGACCTCTTATTTGTGA